The proteins below are encoded in one region of Candidatus Schekmanbacteria bacterium RIFCSPLOWO2_02_FULL_38_14:
- a CDS encoding methylmalonyl-CoA mutase, with protein MFDREKLREIEKKKKEWEERILKEYLKKNPERKEKFVTNSEQEIRRLYTPLDLEEIGFDYLKDSGFPGDYPYTRGIDPNMYRSQFWTMSQYAGYGSAEDTNKWYKYLLKQGQKGNSVAFDLPTQLGYDSDHPMSFGEVGKVGVAVDTLADMEILFDGISIGEIRQSMTINASASIILAMYIAIAEKQGIDKKDIEVFLQNDILKEYIGRGAYVFPVKPSLRLVTDIIEYCAKNMPKSSPQRVCGYHMRESGATATQEVGFTLSNAITYIKSALERGLSVDDFAPGLLIFLSGDNEFFEEVAKFRATRKMWAQLMKEKFGAKNPKSMQIRFFGYSSGSTLTAQQPLNNIIRVSLEALAMILGGGQFIFLSSYDEAKALPSEESIRIALRTQQIIANETGVADTVDPLSGSYYVEYLTSQIEKGAQEYIDRIEKMGGSVVAIERGYIQEEIAKEAYKKQREIEQKKKIIVGVNEYKIDEKEKREVMKINPEVEKKQIERLNKAKRERDNKKVEEALKKVREAAKGNQNIVPVMIEAVKTYASIGEICGVLREVFGKYEGRSVF; from the coding sequence GTGTTTGACAGGGAAAAATTAAGAGAGATTGAAAAGAAAAAGAAGGAATGGGAAGAGAGAATATTAAAAGAATATCTAAAGAAAAATCCTGAGAGAAAAGAAAAGTTTGTTACAAATTCAGAGCAGGAGATAAGAAGGCTTTATACCCCGCTTGACCTTGAGGAAATAGGGTTTGATTATCTCAAAGACTCAGGTTTTCCCGGTGATTATCCATATACCCGCGGTATTGACCCAAATATGTACAGAAGCCAGTTCTGGACAATGAGCCAGTATGCCGGCTATGGGTCAGCAGAGGATACAAACAAGTGGTACAAGTATCTTTTAAAGCAGGGACAAAAGGGGAACAGCGTTGCCTTTGACCTTCCTACACAGCTTGGCTATGATTCAGACCACCCAATGTCTTTTGGAGAGGTTGGCAAGGTTGGTGTTGCGGTTGATACCCTTGCGGATATGGAAATTCTTTTTGACGGAATCTCAATTGGCGAGATACGCCAGTCAATGACAATTAATGCGTCAGCCTCAATCATTCTTGCTATGTACATAGCAATTGCAGAAAAACAGGGAATAGATAAAAAGGACATAGAGGTTTTTCTGCAGAATGATATTCTGAAGGAATACATAGGAAGAGGGGCGTATGTTTTCCCTGTAAAGCCCTCATTAAGGCTCGTCACTGATATCATAGAATACTGCGCAAAAAATATGCCCAAATCAAGCCCACAGCGTGTTTGCGGCTACCATATGAGGGAGTCAGGAGCAACTGCAACCCAGGAAGTTGGCTTTACCCTCTCAAATGCAATTACATATATAAAATCTGCTCTTGAAAGAGGATTGAGTGTTGATGATTTTGCCCCAGGACTTTTAATATTCCTTTCAGGAGACAATGAGTTTTTTGAAGAGGTTGCAAAATTCAGGGCAACAAGGAAAATGTGGGCACAGCTCATGAAGGAGAAGTTTGGTGCAAAAAATCCAAAGTCAATGCAGATAAGATTCTTTGGATATAGCTCGGGAAGCACTCTGACAGCACAGCAACCGCTTAACAATATAATAAGGGTAAGCCTTGAGGCACTTGCAATGATTTTGGGCGGGGGACAGTTTATATTCCTTTCCTCATATGATGAGGCAAAGGCTCTTCCTTCAGAAGAATCTATAAGAATTGCTTTAAGAACACAGCAGATAATTGCCAACGAGACAGGGGTTGCGGATACTGTTGACCCGCTTTCAGGCTCTTATTATGTTGAGTACCTGACCAGCCAGATTGAAAAAGGGGCGCAGGAATATATTGACAGGATAGAGAAAATGGGCGGCTCGGTTGTGGCTATTGAAAGGGGATATATTCAGGAAGAGATTGCAAAAGAGGCATATAAGAAACAGAGAGAAATCGAGCAAAAAAAGAAAATAATAGTTGGAGTTAATGAGTATAAAATTGATGAAAAAGAAAAACGGGAGGTTATGAAAATCAACCCGGAAGTGGAGAAAAAGCAGATAGAGAGGTTGAATAAGGCAAAGAGAGAGAGAGACAATAAGAAAGTTGAGGAAGCCCTGAAGAAGGTGAGAGAAGCAGCAAAGGGGAATCAGAATATAGTCCCTGTAATGATTGAAGCAGTTAAAACTTATGCCTCAATTGGTGAAATATGCGGAGTCTTGCGTGAGGTGTTTGGGAAATATGAAGGAAGAAGCGTTTTTTAG
- a CDS encoding endonuclease III: MKFPLKRALEIIKILQKEYPGSKIALDYANPLELLVSTILSAQCTDRQVNIVTKTLFKKYNTATDYANANIKEFEQDIKSTGFYRNKAKNIIESCKIIEKKYNGKVPDTMGEILTFPGVARKTANIVLSNAYGVVVGIAVDTHVRRLSQRLGFSRNDNPDKIEQDLMELFPKKEWFKLNYLLIEHGRKICQAKKPLCPECPVKKTCPSAKKFYKE, encoded by the coding sequence ATGAAATTCCCTCTAAAAAGAGCTCTTGAGATTATCAAAATCCTTCAAAAAGAATATCCGGGGTCAAAAATCGCTCTTGATTATGCAAATCCATTAGAGCTTCTGGTCTCAACTATTCTCTCAGCACAGTGCACGGACAGACAGGTCAATATTGTTACAAAAACTCTTTTTAAAAAATATAATACAGCAACAGACTATGCTAACGCTAATATAAAGGAGTTTGAGCAGGATATAAAATCAACCGGGTTCTACCGCAACAAGGCTAAAAATATTATTGAATCCTGCAAAATCATAGAAAAAAAATATAATGGCAAGGTTCCTGATACAATGGGGGAGATTCTAACTTTTCCGGGAGTTGCCCGAAAGACTGCAAACATTGTCCTCTCAAATGCCTATGGGGTTGTTGTCGGGATTGCTGTTGACACCCACGTGAGGAGGCTTTCACAGCGTCTTGGATTCAGCAGGAATGATAACCCTGACAAGATTGAACAGGACCTGATGGAATTATTTCCAAAGAAGGAATGGTTTAAACTTAATTATCTCTTGATTGAACACGGAAGGAAAATCTGTCAGGCAAAAAAACCTCTCTGCCCTGAATGCCCTGTAAAAAAAACCTGCCCCTCTGCAAAGAAGTTTTACAAAGAGTAA
- a CDS encoding signal peptidase II translates to MKNRAIILIVFLISLILDQLTKYLIQTKMVLHQSITISENFFHITYILNKGAAFGILSDRSESFRTPFFIVISILAIAGLIYFFIAYAKNSILNQLAITLILSGAVGNLIDRFALGVVRDFIDVHWYDIHWPAFNIADTSISIGTGLLILGLYREEKKEKS, encoded by the coding sequence ATGAAAAATAGAGCAATAATATTAATAGTTTTTTTAATATCATTAATCCTTGATCAGCTTACAAAGTACCTTATCCAGACCAAAATGGTTCTCCATCAGTCAATAACCATATCAGAAAATTTCTTTCATATAACCTATATTCTCAACAAGGGCGCAGCTTTTGGAATCTTGTCTGACAGGAGTGAATCCTTCAGGACTCCATTCTTTATTGTCATCTCAATCCTTGCGATTGCAGGTCTGATATACTTCTTCATAGCATATGCTAAAAACAGCATATTAAACCAGTTAGCCATTACCCTTATACTAAGTGGTGCAGTTGGGAACCTGATAGACCGTTTCGCTTTAGGTGTTGTAAGGGATTTCATAGATGTCCACTGGTATGACATCCACTGGCCTGCCTTCAATATTGCAGATACCTCTATCTCAATTGGCACAGGATTGCTAATTTTAGGGCTGTACAGGGAAGAGAAAAAAGAAAAGAGTTAA
- a CDS encoding dihydroorotate dehydrogenase B catalytic subunit translates to MKKIKPDLSVKIAGIKFKNPVITASGTFGYGEEYLKFIDLNKIGGIAVKGLSSKPCNGNLPPRICETPAGMLNSIGLQNIGADAFIKEKLPLLRKYKTKVLVNIFGYSEKEYIEVAQKIDNEEGVHGFEVNISCPNIKKGGIAFGKDPKLTYSLIKRLKASVSLPLIVKLSPNVSDITEIAIAAEDAGADALSLINTLNGMAIDIKTRKPKLGNISGGLSGPAIKPVAVYMVFSVYKKVKIPLIGMGGIGNYKDAIEFFLAGATAVSIGTANFVNPNVSEEIVDGVENFLIKNKIGSIKEIIGGMKLS, encoded by the coding sequence ATGAAAAAGATTAAACCCGATTTAAGCGTTAAGATTGCGGGGATAAAATTTAAAAACCCCGTTATTACTGCTTCAGGAACTTTTGGGTACGGAGAAGAATACCTAAAATTCATTGACTTGAACAAGATTGGAGGAATTGCTGTCAAAGGGCTATCATCAAAACCATGCAACGGGAATCTTCCGCCAAGAATATGCGAAACCCCTGCAGGAATGTTAAATTCAATAGGGCTTCAAAATATTGGCGCAGATGCATTCATAAAAGAAAAGCTTCCTCTGCTTAGGAAATATAAAACAAAAGTTCTGGTGAATATTTTTGGGTACTCGGAAAAAGAATACATAGAAGTTGCTCAAAAAATTGATAACGAAGAAGGAGTTCACGGGTTTGAGGTAAACATCTCCTGTCCAAACATAAAAAAAGGAGGCATAGCTTTTGGCAAAGACCCAAAGCTGACTTATAGCCTTATAAAAAGACTAAAAGCCTCTGTCTCGCTCCCGTTAATAGTCAAGCTTTCTCCTAATGTCTCAGACATAACAGAGATTGCCATAGCTGCTGAGGACGCAGGCGCTGATGCCCTTTCACTCATAAATACCTTAAACGGAATGGCAATTGATATAAAAACCAGAAAGCCAAAATTAGGGAATATATCAGGGGGATTGTCAGGTCCTGCAATAAAACCTGTTGCAGTTTATATGGTGTTTTCAGTTTACAAGAAGGTCAAAATCCCGTTGATTGGAATGGGAGGGATAGGAAATTATAAAGATGCAATTGAATTCTTCCTGGCAGGGGCAACAGCAGTAAGCATTGGAACAGCAAATTTTGTTAACCCGAATGTTTCTGAAGAAATTGTTGATGGTGTTGAGAACTTTCTGATTAAAAATAAGATAGGAAGTATAAAGGAAATTATTGGAGGAATGAAACTTAGTTAA
- a CDS encoding dihydroorotase, with the protein MNLLIKNGRVIDPYNKIDDYIDVLVIDGKISKLSKNITLKDEAKKIASGKLSDTKKIDASGKLVCPGFIDIHTHLREPGREDEETIRTGTLAAAHGGFTSIACMPNTDPVNDNKAVTDYIISKAKKEGFVNVFPVGSITKKQEGEQLSEIGELAEAGCVALSDDGKSVHNSELLRRAMEYAKMFSLPIMSHCEDERLSENGVMNEGFVATELGMKGIPDIAEDIIVARDIMLSRMTGMHLHLTHISTAGSVALVRQAKSLGFKVTADVAIHHLILTDDAIRSFDTNYKMKPPLRTQKDIDALIKGLQDGTIDAIVSDHAPHLLAEKDVEFKNAPFGIIGLETEVSLALSLVNKKLLDLKTLIICFTVNPAKILSLDKGTLSVGKDADITILDLEKEYKVDAREFKSISKNSPFIGWNFRGKPVMTIVGGKIVTEPD; encoded by the coding sequence GTGAATCTACTAATTAAAAATGGAAGGGTAATTGACCCATACAATAAAATTGATGACTATATTGATGTTCTTGTAATTGACGGAAAAATTTCCAAGTTAAGCAAGAATATTACCCTGAAAGATGAAGCTAAGAAAATAGCTTCTGGCAAGCTGAGTGATACAAAGAAAATTGATGCCTCAGGCAAACTCGTCTGTCCCGGCTTTATTGACATACATACCCACCTGAGGGAGCCTGGCAGAGAAGATGAGGAGACTATCAGAACGGGAACTCTTGCAGCAGCCCACGGCGGGTTTACATCAATTGCATGCATGCCAAACACCGACCCGGTTAACGATAATAAAGCTGTTACTGATTATATAATTTCAAAGGCGAAAAAAGAAGGTTTTGTCAATGTCTTTCCTGTTGGAAGCATCACAAAAAAACAGGAAGGTGAACAGCTTTCAGAAATCGGGGAGTTAGCTGAGGCAGGGTGCGTTGCCCTCTCAGACGACGGAAAATCAGTGCATAACAGTGAACTTCTGCGAAGGGCAATGGAATATGCAAAAATGTTTTCCTTGCCAATAATGTCTCACTGCGAGGATGAAAGACTTTCAGAAAACGGGGTTATGAATGAGGGGTTTGTTGCAACAGAACTTGGAATGAAAGGGATTCCGGATATTGCGGAAGATATCATTGTTGCAAGAGATATAATGCTTTCCCGTATGACAGGTATGCATCTGCATTTAACTCATATAAGCACAGCAGGTTCAGTTGCCCTTGTCAGACAGGCAAAGAGCCTTGGTTTTAAAGTGACAGCAGATGTAGCCATACACCACCTAATACTGACTGACGACGCGATAAGGTCATTTGATACAAATTACAAGATGAAACCGCCCCTTAGAACCCAGAAGGATATTGATGCGCTTATTAAAGGGTTGCAGGATGGGACAATTGACGCCATAGTCTCTGACCACGCCCCTCATCTTTTAGCTGAAAAGGACGTGGAGTTCAAGAATGCACCATTTGGAATCATAGGGCTTGAAACAGAGGTTTCACTGGCTTTAAGTTTAGTCAATAAAAAATTACTTGATTTAAAAACGTTAATAATCTGCTTTACTGTAAATCCTGCTAAAATCCTGAGTCTTGACAAAGGAACTCTTTCTGTTGGAAAGGATGCAGACATTACAATACTTGACCTTGAAAAAGAATATAAGGTTGACGCCCGTGAGTTTAAATCCATTAGTAAAAACTCTCCGTTCATTGGATGGAACTTCAGGGGAAAGCCGGTTATGACAATAGTTGGGGGAAAGATTGTTACTGAACCTGATTAG
- a CDS encoding aspartate carbamoyltransferase, protein MRLRRKDLIGIRDLTAEEINLILDTAESLKEVSTRDIKKVPTLRGRTIVNLFYEASTRTRTSFELAAKRLSADIISIATAISSVTKGETLKDTGKNIEAMNPDIIIIRHPHSGAPEILAKSLRPAIVNAGDGAHEHPSQALLDLFTIREKKKKIAGLKVAIVGDITHSRVARSDIYALLKLGASVTVVGPATLIPADIEKMGVKVSYRLEDVIPECDVIIMLRIQLERMTQNLFPSIREYSRIFGLNKDKLKDAKSDLIIMHPGPINRGIELDSEVADGPYSVILEQVTNGIAVRMAILYLLLGGREESESTN, encoded by the coding sequence ATGAGACTTCGCCGCAAAGATTTAATAGGTATAAGAGATCTGACAGCTGAAGAAATAAACCTGATACTTGATACTGCTGAATCTTTAAAGGAGGTTTCAACAAGGGACATCAAAAAAGTTCCAACCCTAAGGGGCAGGACAATTGTAAACCTTTTTTACGAGGCAAGCACCAGGACAAGGACATCCTTTGAGCTTGCAGCAAAAAGGCTAAGCGCAGATATTATCAGCATAGCAACTGCTATAAGCAGCGTTACAAAAGGCGAAACACTGAAGGATACCGGAAAGAATATTGAGGCAATGAATCCTGATATTATTATAATCAGGCACCCTCATTCAGGTGCACCCGAAATACTGGCAAAAAGCCTGAGACCTGCTATTGTAAATGCCGGTGACGGTGCCCATGAACATCCCTCGCAGGCTCTCCTTGACCTTTTTACAATCAGGGAAAAGAAAAAAAAGATAGCAGGGCTTAAAGTCGCAATTGTTGGTGATATTACCCATAGCAGGGTCGCAAGGTCAGATATCTATGCGCTTTTAAAGCTTGGGGCTTCTGTTACGGTTGTCGGACCTGCAACTTTAATACCTGCAGATATTGAGAAAATGGGAGTGAAAGTCTCTTACAGGCTGGAAGATGTGATACCTGAATGTGATGTAATAATAATGCTGAGAATCCAGCTTGAGCGGATGACACAAAACCTATTCCCGTCTATCAGGGAATATTCAAGGATTTTTGGATTGAACAAGGATAAATTGAAGGATGCAAAAAGTGACCTCATAATTATGCACCCCGGTCCAATAAACCGCGGGATTGAACTTGATTCAGAAGTGGCAGACGGACCATATTCGGTCATCCTTGAACAGGTAACAAACGGAATTGCAGTGAGAATGGCAATACTTTATCTCCTTTTGGGAGGAAGGGAAGAAAGTGAATCTACTAATTAA
- a CDS encoding bifunctional pyr operon transcriptional regulator/uracil phosphoribosyltransferase has product MAFIEKRELLNSQSVERAITRITHEILEKNKGALNLALIGIRTRGIHLAKRIALKIEDIEKIKVPIGVIDITLYRDDIGISEDHPRLQKTEIPFSITDKTIVLIDDVLFTGRTIRAALDAIIDLGRPRFVRLAVLIDRGNRELPIQANFVGRELPTTREEKIQVQLLETDGIDRVVLGEERK; this is encoded by the coding sequence ATGGCTTTTATTGAAAAAAGAGAGCTTTTAAACAGCCAGAGCGTTGAAAGAGCAATAACAAGGATAACCCACGAAATTCTTGAAAAGAATAAGGGCGCTTTGAACCTTGCCCTTATTGGAATCAGGACAAGGGGAATACATCTGGCAAAAAGGATTGCCCTGAAGATTGAAGACATAGAAAAAATAAAAGTCCCTATTGGCGTAATTGACATTACCCTTTACAGGGATGATATAGGAATCAGTGAAGATCACCCAAGACTTCAAAAAACTGAAATCCCCTTTTCAATTACAGACAAAACCATCGTACTTATTGATGATGTGTTATTCACCGGAAGGACAATAAGAGCAGCCCTTGATGCAATAATTGATTTGGGAAGACCAAGGTTTGTCAGGTTAGCTGTTTTAATAGACCGTGGCAACAGGGAATTGCCAATTCAGGCTAATTTTGTCGGAAGAGAGCTGCCAACAACAAGAGAGGAAAAGATTCAGGTTCAGCTTTTGGAAACGGATGGAATAGACAGGGTTGTTTTAGGAGAAGAAAGGAAATAG
- a CDS encoding ABC transporter ATP-binding protein, with product MCLVEIKKLYKSYHSGVETVHALQDVNFDIGDGDFLCIMGESGAGKSTLLSVLGGLNRPSEGKIIVDEIDIYSLTNEQIATYRSEYLGFVFQSFNLVPYLTVLENVMLPLAVTELKKKEKKERAVVVVEKVGLGKKMSRLPDQLSGGEQERVAIARAIVNKPPIVLADEPTGNLDTKTGKEIMDLFADINREGQTIVMVTHNPNNIQYANKKVVIKDGMVVNVMNYLPI from the coding sequence ATGTGTTTGGTTGAAATAAAAAAACTCTATAAAAGTTACCACAGCGGTGTAGAAACTGTTCATGCCCTGCAGGATGTAAACTTTGATATAGGTGATGGTGATTTTTTGTGTATAATGGGAGAATCGGGAGCAGGAAAAAGCACTCTTCTTTCAGTTCTTGGAGGATTAAACCGTCCATCAGAAGGCAAAATTATAGTTGATGAAATAGACATCTACAGCCTCACCAATGAACAGATTGCAACTTATAGAAGTGAATATTTGGGTTTTGTGTTTCAATCCTTTAATCTGGTTCCTTATCTTACAGTTCTTGAAAATGTAATGCTTCCGTTGGCAGTTACTGAGCTTAAGAAAAAAGAAAAAAAAGAGCGTGCCGTTGTAGTGGTTGAAAAAGTCGGGCTTGGAAAAAAGATGAGCAGACTCCCTGACCAGCTTTCAGGAGGAGAACAGGAAAGGGTTGCAATTGCAAGGGCGATAGTAAACAAACCCCCAATAGTTCTTGCTGATGAACCTACAGGAAACCTCGACACAAAAACAGGGAAAGAGATTATGGACCTTTTTGCAGATATAAACAGAGAAGGGCAAACCATTGTTATGGTAACTCACAACCCGAATAATATACAATACGCAAATAAAAAGGTTGTAATAAAGGATGGAATGGTTGTGAATGTAATGAATTACCTCCCTATCTGA
- a CDS encoding ABC transporter permease, whose product MKLSDIAINNLKRRKGKMIFLTIGLLIGITTIVTLVSITSKMSEDLGKKLDEYGANIIVTPKSDGLSLSYGGVSLGGMTFETKELNIEDIEKINGIKNRKNLSILAPKVIGSGEINGLKVMLVGVDFEKELRLKKWWKKAGYSPQGEHHNMEGMENTETKPATSPEKSEIHIIDFKRKNDVAAGYEAAKKLGLKVGDEITANNTLLRVTVILEETGSQDDHLIFLNLPLSQKILNKEGKLSMIEISAYCKDCPIEDMVSQISEKLPNAKVTALKQVVQGRIETLNQFKTFSLGISIVVVFIGSLVVFVTMMGSVNERTREIGIFRAIGYRQSHIMKVILLEAFIVSSLAGILGYVIGVGVSTLISSRMFPGIEAGVSFNYLIALGSVLLSVFIGMLASLYPARRAANMDPSEALRAL is encoded by the coding sequence ATGAAACTCTCTGACATAGCAATAAATAATCTGAAGCGAAGAAAGGGGAAAATGATTTTCCTCACTATTGGTCTTTTAATAGGAATAACAACTATCGTCACCCTTGTGTCCATAACGTCCAAAATGAGCGAGGATTTAGGAAAAAAACTTGATGAATACGGAGCAAACATTATTGTAACTCCAAAATCCGACGGACTTTCCCTGTCTTATGGCGGGGTATCTCTTGGTGGGATGACTTTTGAAACAAAAGAACTCAACATAGAGGACATAGAAAAGATTAATGGAATAAAAAACCGTAAAAACCTCAGCATCCTTGCCCCAAAGGTAATAGGAAGCGGAGAAATTAATGGTTTGAAAGTAATGCTTGTTGGAGTTGATTTTGAAAAAGAACTGAGACTGAAAAAATGGTGGAAAAAAGCTGGTTACTCACCACAGGGTGAACATCATAATATGGAAGGAATGGAAAATACTGAAACAAAGCCAGCAACCTCACCTGAAAAATCTGAAATTCACATCATAGATTTTAAAAGAAAAAATGATGTTGCAGCAGGATACGAAGCTGCAAAAAAGCTTGGATTAAAAGTTGGAGATGAAATTACTGCTAACAACACCCTTCTGAGGGTTACGGTCATTCTTGAGGAAACCGGTTCTCAGGATGACCATCTGATTTTTTTAAACCTGCCTCTTTCCCAGAAAATACTGAATAAAGAAGGAAAGCTTTCAATGATTGAAATAAGCGCTTACTGCAAGGATTGTCCAATTGAAGATATGGTTTCGCAGATATCAGAAAAACTCCCCAATGCAAAAGTTACAGCGCTTAAGCAGGTTGTACAGGGAAGAATAGAGACACTGAATCAGTTCAAGACCTTTTCCTTAGGAATATCAATTGTTGTGGTTTTCATAGGTTCTTTGGTGGTGTTTGTTACAATGATGGGTTCAGTAAATGAAAGAACGCGGGAAATCGGCATCTTTAGGGCAATAGGTTACCGCCAGAGCCATATAATGAAAGTAATTCTGCTTGAGGCATTCATAGTAAGCTCACTCGCTGGTATCCTTGGTTATGTTATTGGTGTTGGAGTTTCAACCCTTATTTCATCAAGAATGTTTCCAGGAATAGAAGCAGGTGTCAGTTTTAACTACTTAATCGCTTTAGGTTCAGTTTTGCTTTCTGTTTTTATCGGAATGCTGGCAAGTCTTTATCCTGCCAGAAGGGCAGCAAACATGGACCCGTCTGAGGCGCTGAGGGCATTGTAA